A single region of the Thioalkalivibrio nitratireducens DSM 14787 genome encodes:
- a CDS encoding DUF2322 family protein — MGSDLPDVSQIDRLELFADDYTPVAVIENRDGQRLSLQIYYHAARTFGGIGPKAANSALLRYGEHVADARRNPGKHPNIDRLFDIIINDRFLSVHAVAAGERGSDTRKGS; from the coding sequence ATGGGCAGCGATCTTCCCGACGTCAGCCAAATCGACCGCCTGGAACTGTTCGCGGACGACTACACCCCGGTCGCGGTGATCGAGAACCGCGACGGCCAGCGTCTCTCGCTGCAGATCTACTACCATGCCGCCCGCACCTTCGGCGGCATCGGACCGAAGGCCGCGAACTCGGCGCTGCTGCGCTACGGGGAGCACGTCGCCGATGCCCGGCGCAACCCCGGCAAGCATCCGAACATCGACCGCCTGTTCGACATCATCATCAACGACCGTTTCCTTTCGGTGCACGCGGTGGCCGCGGGGGAACGCGGGTCCGACACGCGCAAGGGTTCCTGA
- a CDS encoding helix-turn-helix domain-containing protein — MDAASKVPARPGAQTPHRLAEHVRAALDDYFGTLNGEDAGDIYALVMAEVERPLLACVLERCGGNQTRAASLLGLNRATLRKKLRAHDLL; from the coding sequence ATGGACGCCGCTTCAAAGGTACCTGCCCGTCCCGGGGCACAGACCCCGCACCGGCTGGCGGAGCATGTGCGCGCTGCACTGGACGACTATTTCGGAACTCTCAATGGCGAGGACGCCGGCGACATCTACGCGCTGGTGATGGCCGAGGTCGAGCGCCCGCTACTAGCGTGCGTGCTGGAGCGTTGCGGTGGCAACCAGACCCGCGCGGCCAGCCTGCTCGGGCTCAACCGCGCGACGCTGCGCAAGAAGCTGCGTGCGCACGACCTGCTCTAG